In a single window of the Rhopalosiphum padi isolate XX-2018 chromosome 1, ASM2088224v1, whole genome shotgun sequence genome:
- the LOC132931864 gene encoding senecionine N-oxygenase-like, which translates to MHTGFVLMNTYVKVPTLSVLRICFNRHKHHNITQRRYRHNQVQEVNKKTIGIIGCGASGLAALKNFAAEDSLFKCVAFEQTASIGGTWVYTDDVDRDQYGLPVHSSMYKSLRSNLPKEIMELSGFPHKGVGDACYFPAAYIQKYLNDFTDHFNLRSYIKFQHHVEKVRPINDSQWEVNVLNLQQQSKETFIFDALLICVGNYSNPAIPDVKGSNIFSGKIMHSHSYRDADIFKGNSVLVIGCGASGLDISFGASKVADKVFLSHHNPRLMKLKIPSNYFHKTDVKEIVEDGVIFQDGSYEKIDTIVYCTGYTYKYPFLSSECGINVENNVIKNLFKHMINIEYPTMAFIGVPRNTTGFYLFDFQSRIVKKILEGGVKMPVKKEMLQDTCDEIEARLAGGQRLKDLHALGKTKWAMHYYTSVSKFAGIEHPPPVLLQIYFDGLERLSEDFLNFRGDKYQIIDKEHYKVQYFDQNESIIKKQILYSF; encoded by the exons AAGTGAACAAAAAGACCATTGGAATTATTGGATGTGGGGCATCCGGTTTGGCGGCTCTGAAAAATTTTGCAGCTGAAGATTCACTGTTCAAATGTGTTGCGTTTGAACAGACTGCTAGCATAGGAGGTACATGGGTGTATACAGATGATGTCGACCGAGATCAGTATGGCTTACCAGTTCACTCCAGCATGTACAAAAGCCTGAG GTCAAATCTGCCAAAAGAAATTATGGAGTTAAGTGGGTTTCCACATAAAGGCGTTGGCGACGCTTGCTACTTTCCAGCTGCATACATACAGAAATATCTGAACGATTTTACTGaccattttaatttaagatcATATATTAAG tttCAACATCATGTCGAAAAAGTAAGACCTATTAACGACAGTCAATGGGAAGTAAATGTTCTCAATTTGCAGCAACAAAGTAAAGAAACTTTCATCTTTGATGCATTGTTGATATGTGTTGG TAATTATAGCAATCCTGCTATTCCAGATGTTAAAGGTTCCAACATATTCAGTGGGAAAATCATGCATAGTCATAGCTATAGAGATGCAGATATATTTAAAGGAAACTCAGTGTTGGTTATTGGCTGTGGTGCATCTGGCCTAGATATATCATTTGGCGCATCAAAAGTAGCGGATAAG GTTTTCTTGAGTCATCATAATCCTCGACTAATGAAGTTGAAAATTCCATCTAATTATTTTCACAAGACCGATGTTAAAGAAATTGTTGAAGATGGTGTTATTTTTCAAGATGGCTCTTATGAAAAAATTGACACTATAGTGTACTGTACAG gatatacatataaatatccaTTTTTAAGTAGTGAATGTGGAattaatgttgaaaataatgttattaaaaatctttttaaacatatgattaatattgaatatccgACAATGGCATTTATTGGTGTACCTAGGAACACTACAGGATTTTACTTATTTGATTTTcag tccAGAATTGTTAAAAAGATTTTAGAAGGTGGTGTAAAAATGCCTGTTAAAAAAGAAATGCTTCAAGATACCTGTGATGAAATTGAGGCTCGATTGGCTGGTGGTCAGAGATTAAAGGATCTTCATGCGCTAGGTAAAACAAAGTGGGCAATGCATTATTATACTTCAGTTTCGAAATTTGCCGGTATAGAACACCCACCACCAgtgttattacaaatatattttgatggtCTTGAAAGGCTTTCAGAAGACTTTTTGAACTTCAGAGGTGATAAATACCAAATTATTGATAAAGAACATTATAAGGTACAATATTTTGACCAAAatgaatcaattattaaaaaacaaattttatattctttttaa
- the LOC132917078 gene encoding uncharacterized protein LOC132917078 produces the protein MNILLVNIFIILLNLSILVIAAAELGASACKYSGGIDPDDDRCHERAVKLETLPSECSDLLYDGIKIDDNFLISPTYFPTDIDRITDLIEHSSSVFLYYNHQDIQAWIKAVDPENTLKEVQKLKEFITMFPVSGLILKEINYHYELNLDYNVPDDFYTNLANYVTTIKNEIPNLSIGLYLEAKSFIFYSNTTPSTDPNWFDFATLNEVMDFYLIGFKDFNECNPNFINGGITPLDSPDPTNPSINTLSQLGIALNESIIPKDIIYLEYLINPSVNEQDEMNFLPCEVSYNEYCENPDYKYTWCADNQATFFEKGKFAAQFAGGFVGRDIDLVDRDLKCECDEDKFITFHMILNGFTGLEMKTCNRLNGS, from the exons atgaatattttactggttaacatttttattattttattaaatctaagtATTTTAGTCATTGCAGCAGCtg aacTTGGTGCATCAGCATGTAAGTATTCAGGTGGTATTGATCCCGATGATGACCGCTGTCATGAACGTGCTGTGAAATTAGAAACTCTACCATCGGAATGCTCAGATTTACTTTATGATGGAATAAAAATTgacgataattttttaattagccCTACCTATTTTCCAACtgatatag ATCGCATTACAGATTTAATTGAACACAGCTctagtgtatttttatattataatcaccaAGACATACAAGCTTGGATTAAGGCAGTTGATCCTGAAAACACTTTAAAAGAAGTTCAAAAATTGAAAGAATTTATTACCATGTTTCCTGTGTCAGGTTTGATTCTGAAAGAAATAAATTACCATTATGAACTT AATTTAGATTATAATGTTCCTGACgacttttatacaaatttagcaAATTATGTgacaactataaaaaatgaaataccaaATTTGTCAATTGGGTTGTATTTAGAAgcaaaaagttttatattttatagcaataCGACTCCTTCAACGGATCCGAATT GGTTTGATTTTGCAACATTAAATGAGGTTATGGATTTCTATCTAATTGGAtttaaggattttaatgaatgtaatcctaattttataaatggtGGAATTACTCCTTTGGATTCACCAGATCCAACAAATCCCAGTATTAATACCTTA AGTCAACTTGGAATTGCTTTAAACGAATCAATCATTCCAAAggacataatttatttagaatatttaataaatccttCGGTGAATGAACAAGATGAAATGAATTTTTTACCTTGTGAAGTATCTTATAAcgag taCTGTGAAAATcctgattataaatatacatggtGTGCTGACAATCAAGCAACATTCTTCgaaaaa GGTAAATTTGCTGCCCAATTTGCAGGCGGATTTGTAGGTAGAGATATAGATTTAGTGGATCGTGATTTAAAATGTGAATGTGATGAAGATAAGTTTATAACGTTTCATATGATATTAAATGGATTTACTGGATTGGAAATGAAGACTTGCAATAGACTAAATGGTAgctaa